GATCGATCGGTTGTTCTGCGACCGCACGTTTTAAGGTTGCGATCGCGCTGCGATGGCACTCAGAAACTGCATTCCTTCTCTCTACAAATTGACCCAGAACCAATTGGTATTTCTCACATTACCGATTTAGATGGTAACGCCATCTTGCAAGCTTGGTTTGGTGGCAGCACTGATTATCTCAAAATCGAGGTAAGCTCAGAAGTTGAAACTTATCGCACAAATCCTTTTGTTTATCTACTAGAACCTTGGGCTTTAAGTTTGCCGATCGACTACCCGGCTTCAATGCTATCCCAACTTCAGCCATATTTACAACCGCAATATCAAATAAATGCAGACCCTGCCGTCATCCAATTAGCTCAAGAGATTGCCTTTGCTGCGGATTATCAAATCGGTACTTTCTTGATGCAGCTAAATCAACAGATCTACGAGAATTGCCAATATCTGAGGAGAGAAACCG
Above is a window of Aerosakkonema funiforme FACHB-1375 DNA encoding:
- a CDS encoding transglutaminase family protein, whose amino-acid sequence is MHYQILHTITYTYDRSVVLRPHVLRLRSRCDGTQKLHSFSLQIDPEPIGISHITDLDGNAILQAWFGGSTDYLKIEVSSEVETYRTNPFVYLLEPWALSLPIDYPASMLSQLQPYLQPQYQINADPAVIQLAQEIAFAADYQIGTFLMQLNQQIYENCQYLRRETGEPFPGGVTWKQKSGSCRDLAVLFMEVCRAVGLAARFVSGYQEGDPDQKERDLHAWAEVYLPGAGWRGYDPSQGLAVADRNIALAASALPAYAAPITGGWHGTGVRSQMKTHLSLIVDD